A single Vicinamibacteria bacterium DNA region contains:
- a CDS encoding peptidylprolyl isomerase, whose amino-acid sequence MIVAAAPLLLALLQAPTPEPTPRPLPDGPVVVLTTSMGRIKIGLHKDKAPITVDNFMKYIHSGHYDGTIFHRVMPNFMIQGGGLDPDMTERPTRPPIKNEARNGLRNSRGTLAMARLDDPNSATSQFFINVKDNHALDFGIRGAGYAVFGEVLEGMDVVDKIVNVPTTTKGIHENVPETPVVIKTAREVPAAAPVSPAPTSPKPASPSPVGSPKP is encoded by the coding sequence ATGATTGTCGCCGCCGCGCCGCTCCTGCTCGCCCTTCTCCAGGCCCCGACGCCGGAGCCGACGCCCCGGCCACTCCCCGACGGTCCCGTGGTGGTCCTGACCACGTCGATGGGGAGGATCAAGATCGGCCTTCACAAGGACAAAGCCCCGATCACGGTCGACAACTTCATGAAGTACATCCACTCCGGCCACTACGACGGGACCATCTTCCACCGGGTGATGCCGAATTTCATGATCCAGGGCGGGGGTCTCGACCCCGACATGACGGAGCGACCCACGCGCCCGCCGATCAAGAACGAGGCCAGGAACGGTCTGCGCAACTCCCGCGGCACGTTGGCCATGGCCCGCCTCGACGACCCCAACAGCGCCACCTCCCAGTTCTTCATCAACGTGAAGGACAATCACGCGCTCGATTTCGGGATCCGGGGCGCCGGCTACGCCGTCTTCGGGGAGGTCCTGGAAGGCATGGACGTCGTGGACAAGATCGTCAACGTGCCCACGACCACAAAGGGGATACATGAGAACGTGCCCGAGACCCCAGTGGTCATCAAGACCGCCCGCGAGGTGCCGGCGGCGGCGCCCGTCTCCCCCGCGCCCACCTCTCCCAAGCCAGCCTCGCCTAGCCCGGTCGGGTCTCCCAAGCCGTGA